Proteins from a single region of Penaeus monodon isolate SGIC_2016 chromosome 12, NSTDA_Pmon_1, whole genome shotgun sequence:
- the LOC119579231 gene encoding heme-binding protein 1-like, translated as MRLVITVASVLLTLQVAAQRPENGIAPYSVIKQGNGYEERLYPELRWVCHHVIQRMARPDIYTNSFLALYGYLNGANSESKRFLMTAPVTMEVKRVTEDLQQFQMCFYLPPSLQPPATPPPAPTTRGSRIITRPSVVVLTRQFGGRPETPTQWQAEARALRAVLEGAGEKRVDFSTFIG; from the exons ATGAGGTTAGTCATCACAGTCGCATCAGTGCTGCTAACATTGCAAGTTGCTGCCCAG CGTCCGGAGAATGGGATAGCGCCCTACAGTGTCATTAAACAAGGCAAT GGCTACGAAGAGAGACTGTACCCCGAGTTACGTTGGGTTTGTCATCACGTCATCCAGCGTATGGCAAGACCCGATATCTATACCAACTCCTTTTTGGCTTTGTATGGCTACCTCAATGGCGCCAATTCGGAGA GCAAGAGATTCCTCATGACAGCTCCCGTGACCATGGAAGTCAAGCGCGTGACTGAGGACTTGCAACAATTCCAGATGtgcttctatctccccccctccttgcaACCCCCTGCAACGCCCCCCCCTGCGCCGACGACTCGTGGTTCTCGGATCATCACACGCCCCTCCGTGGTCGTCCTTACCAG GCAGTTCGGCGGGCGGCCCGAGACGCCCACGCAATGGCAGGCCGAAGCGAGGGCCCTGAGGGCGGTCCTGGAAGGGGCGGGCGAGAAGCGCGTCGACTTCTCCACCTTCATTgggtga